The following are encoded in a window of Sminthopsis crassicaudata isolate SCR6 chromosome 5, ASM4859323v1, whole genome shotgun sequence genomic DNA:
- the CAPZA3 gene encoding F-actin-capping protein subunit alpha-3, translating into MKHLRYEVSKKNKEKAIQNLLTQAPPGEFINSFDDLSLLVQDEKLMRRHGEWAGNKYCKKYFVPLNIDGHQVLLAHHNELGDQRFFDSHTRLSFKFDVLENQLKDIESHGVLRNEAECLRMVVSYALKIYVSKHFPSGNCNVLRKTIKNKEFLIACIEDHHYKASDYWNGLWKSKWIFSITPFLTQVVGSIYVKAHFFKQVNFHLDISKDVQDCLDVVNQAQLALGFAKFVEEQENKFQTAIIEEFQELAISLKKVLRRDLPVTRTYIDWQRIVNDMKLVMYPSLGYVNYSKNALCHWIT; encoded by the coding sequence ATGAAGCACCTTCGCTATGAAGTgagtaagaaaaacaaagaaaaggccATTCAAAATTTGCTAACACAAGCTCCTCCAGGAGAATTTATAAACAGTTTTGATGACCTTTCTCTGCTGGTTCAAGATGAAAAATTAATGCGACGACATGGAGAATGGGCAGGTAACAAatattgcaaaaaatattttgtaccaCTCAACATAGATGGACATCAAGTACTACTTGCTCATCACAATGAACTGGGTGATCAGCGCTTTTTTGACTCTCATACCAGGCTTTCTTTCAAATTTGATGTTCTTGAAAATCAGTTGAAAGACATTGAGAGTCATGGTGTTCTACGCAATGAAGCAGAATGTCTGAGAATGGTAGTATCTTATGCTTTAAAAATCTATGTGAGTAAACACTTTCCATCAGGAAATTGCAATGTACTTAGGAAaaccataaaaaataaagaattcttaatAGCCTGCATAGAAGATCATCATTACAAAGCTTCAGATTACTGGAATGGCCTTTGGAAATcaaaatggattttttcaatAACTCCATTTCTTACCCAAGTAGTAGGGTCAATTTATGTGAAAGCACACTTCTTTAAACAAGTCAACTTTCATCTTGATATCAGCAAGGATGTGCAAGACTGCTTGGATGTGGTTAACCAAGCTCAGCTGGCTTTAGGTTTTGCCAAGTTTGTAGAAGAGcaagaaaataaattccaaaCTGCAATCATAGAAGAATTCCAGGAGCTAGcaatttcattgaaaaaagttttaagaagagaTCTCCCAGTGACACGTACTTATATTGATTGGCAGAGAATAGTAAATGATATGAAGTTGGTGATGTATCCTAGCCTTGGATATGTCAATTATTCAAAAAATGCATTATGCCACTGGATCACATAA